The following coding sequences are from one Ooceraea biroi isolate clonal line C1 chromosome 5, Obir_v5.4, whole genome shotgun sequence window:
- the LOC105275195 gene encoding cytosolic purine 5'-nucleotidase isoform X3, producing MNHQGVNVIIAPATSNVITGPRVRFPDDSNIFPEESIHRTMLGLKVGLTRNDRSEQDLDSYNEGTHGTRTDKRELGHRIFVNRSLHLENIKFYGFDMDYTLAEYKSPQYEQLGFNLVKDRLVSLGYPQEIKAFEYDPSFPVRGLWFDTLYGNLLKVDAYGNILVCVHGFEFLKHSQVYELYPNKFLQLDESRVYVLNTLFNLPETYLLACLIDFFTNSPQYTRDKTGVKEGELTMSFKSIFQDVRNAVDWIHLHGDLKTKTIENLDEYVKKDERLPMFLTRIRESGAKVFLLTNSDYVFTDKIMTYLFDFPHGARPDEPHRNWQTYFDTIVVDARKPLFFGEGTILRQVDTRTGALKLGTHKGPLHTGEVYSGGSCDVFTELIGAKGKDVLYVGDHIFGDILKSKKIRGWRTFLIVPELVQELHVWTDKCQLFAELQSLDVMLGEMYKNLDSSTKEKPDISKLRASIRDVTHKMDLAYGMMGSLFRSGSRQTFFSSQVVRYADLYAASFLNLIYYPFSYMFRAPAMLMPHESTVAHEQRFVMETPMISRSRTFKLTDEEEVHNRPSAKNLYVDHFNSQIPHARPETPRNVTHTHDEDCSDEDSDSQKQANHVRSCTRNTNCN from the exons ATGAATCATCAAGGTGTGAATGTTATCATCGCGCCGGCGACCAGCAACGTTATTACTG GCCCGAGAGTGCGATTCCCAGATGACTCGAATATATTTCCCGAGGAATCGATTCATCGTACGATGCTCGGTCTTAAAGTAGGACTGACCAGAAACGATCGTAGCGAGCAAGACCTGGACAGTTACAACGAAGGCACCCATGGCACTCGCACTGATAAGCGCGAATTGGGTCATAG gATCTTCGTCAATCGGAGTCTTCATCTGGAGAACATCAAGTTCTATGGCTTCGACATGGATTACACATTGGCGG AGTACAAGTCGCCGCAGTACGAGCAGTTGGGTTTCAATCTGGTCAAGGATCGTCTGGTATCTTTGGGGTACCCACAGGAGATCAAGGCCTTCGAATACGATCCCAGTTTTCCCGTTCGTGGATTATGGTTTGATACCTTGTATGGAAATCTCTTAAAGGTCGACGCATATGGAAACATCTTGGTTTGCGTTCACGGTTTCGAGTTCTTGAAGCA TTCTCAGGTCTACGAACTTTATCCAAACAAATTCCTACAATTAGACGAGTCTAGAGTTTACGTGCTCAATACCTTGTTCAATCTACCGGAGACCTATCTGCTGGCGTGTCTGATAGACTTTTTCACGAATTCGCCGCAGTATACCAGAGATAAAACCGGAGTGAAAGAAGGTGAGCTCACCATGAGCTTCAAAAGCATATTTCAGGATGTCAGAAACGCGGTAGATTGGATACACCTTCACGGTGATCTGAAAACGAAGACTATCGAGAACTTAGACGAGTACGTAAAGAAGGACGAGAGGTTGCCTATGTTCCTTACGAGAATCCGGGAAAGCGGAGcgaaagtgtttttattaacTAACAGTGATTACGTTTTCACGGACAAAATTATGACTTATTTGTTCGATTTTCCACACGGTGCACGG CCGGATGAACCACATAGAAATTGGCAAACCTATTTTGATACGATTGTGGTAGATGCTAGAAAACCGTTATTCTTTGGAGAAGGAACAATTTTACGGCAAGTGGACACGAGGACTGGTGCTTTAAAGCTTGGTACACACAAGGGACCGCTTCACACAG GAGAAGTATACTCGGGAGGCTCGTGCGACGTGTTTACGGAACTGATCGGCGCGAAAGGCAAGGATGTGTTATATGTCGGTGACCATATATTCGGTGATATTCTAAAAAGCAAAAAGATAAGAGGATGGAGAACGTTCTTGATAGTCCCCGAGTTGGTGCAAGAGTTACACGTGTGGACCGACAAGTGCCAGTTGTTTGCTGAATTGCAGAGCCTGGACGTTATGCTCGGAGAAATGTATAA AAATCTAGACAGCAGTACAAAGGAGAAACCGGATATCTCGAAGTTGCGCGCGTCTATACGGGACGTCACGCACAAAATGGACCTGGCTTACGGTATGATGGGCTCCCTGTTCCGCAGTGGAAGTAGGCAAACGTTTTTCAGCAGCCAAGTCGTAAGGTATGCCGATCTGTACGCGGCGAGTTTCTTGAACTTGATCTACTATCCCTTCTCGTACATGTTCCGGGCACCTGCTATGCTG ATGCCACATGAAAGCACGGTAGCGCACGAGCAAAGGTTCGTCATGGAGACGCCGATGATAAGCCGTTCTAGAACGTTTAAGCTGACGGACGAGGAAGAGGTGCATAATCGACCTTCCGCT AAAAATCTGTACGTGGATCATTTTAATAGTCAAATTCCACACGCGAGACCGGAGACACCGCGTAACGTCACGCATACGCATGACGAGGATTGCAGCGACGAGGACAGCGACTCGCAGAAGCAAGCCAATCACGTGAGATCGTGCACGAGGAACACGAATTGCAACTGA
- the LOC105275195 gene encoding cytosolic purine 5'-nucleotidase isoform X1 produces MVINTVCVLIMRRPRRPHQLQLAKPSNEVLLRRGINRCYRDLMISSSKFSCSKNDPKKRVKAATKRRTSVYEVFSRVSILQLIMELENCNTHGNQENTGPNTPQYENDPSGNKKWYRQASQRIFVNRSLHLENIKFYGFDMDYTLAEYKSPQYEQLGFNLVKDRLVSLGYPQEIKAFEYDPSFPVRGLWFDTLYGNLLKVDAYGNILVCVHGFEFLKHSQVYELYPNKFLQLDESRVYVLNTLFNLPETYLLACLIDFFTNSPQYTRDKTGVKEGELTMSFKSIFQDVRNAVDWIHLHGDLKTKTIENLDEYVKKDERLPMFLTRIRESGAKVFLLTNSDYVFTDKIMTYLFDFPHGARPDEPHRNWQTYFDTIVVDARKPLFFGEGTILRQVDTRTGALKLGTHKGPLHTGEVYSGGSCDVFTELIGAKGKDVLYVGDHIFGDILKSKKIRGWRTFLIVPELVQELHVWTDKCQLFAELQSLDVMLGEMYKNLDSSTKEKPDISKLRASIRDVTHKMDLAYGMMGSLFRSGSRQTFFSSQVVRYADLYAASFLNLIYYPFSYMFRAPAMLMPHESTVAHEQRFVMETPMISRSRTFKLTDEEEVHNRPSAKNLYVDHFNSQIPHARPETPRNVTHTHDEDCSDEDSDSQKQANHVRSCTRNTNCN; encoded by the exons ATGGTTATCAACACCGTGTGCGTTCTTATCATGCGCCGTCCGCGACGTCCGCATCAACTGCAGCTTGCGAAACCGAGCAATGAAGTACTTTTGCGCAGAGGAATTAATCGATGTTATCGAGATTTAATGATATCGAGCTCTAAATTTTCATGCAGCAAAAATGACCCcaaaaaaagagtaaaagcCGCGACAAAAAGGCGAACATCTGTTTACGAAGTCTTCTCTCGCGTATCGATATTGCAA TTAATCATGGAACTGGAAAACTGCAACACGCACGGTAATCAGGAAAACACGGGGCCGAACACTCCACAATATGAGAACGACCCGAGTGGTAATAAGAAATGGTACCGACAAGCTAGCCAAAG gATCTTCGTCAATCGGAGTCTTCATCTGGAGAACATCAAGTTCTATGGCTTCGACATGGATTACACATTGGCGG AGTACAAGTCGCCGCAGTACGAGCAGTTGGGTTTCAATCTGGTCAAGGATCGTCTGGTATCTTTGGGGTACCCACAGGAGATCAAGGCCTTCGAATACGATCCCAGTTTTCCCGTTCGTGGATTATGGTTTGATACCTTGTATGGAAATCTCTTAAAGGTCGACGCATATGGAAACATCTTGGTTTGCGTTCACGGTTTCGAGTTCTTGAAGCA TTCTCAGGTCTACGAACTTTATCCAAACAAATTCCTACAATTAGACGAGTCTAGAGTTTACGTGCTCAATACCTTGTTCAATCTACCGGAGACCTATCTGCTGGCGTGTCTGATAGACTTTTTCACGAATTCGCCGCAGTATACCAGAGATAAAACCGGAGTGAAAGAAGGTGAGCTCACCATGAGCTTCAAAAGCATATTTCAGGATGTCAGAAACGCGGTAGATTGGATACACCTTCACGGTGATCTGAAAACGAAGACTATCGAGAACTTAGACGAGTACGTAAAGAAGGACGAGAGGTTGCCTATGTTCCTTACGAGAATCCGGGAAAGCGGAGcgaaagtgtttttattaacTAACAGTGATTACGTTTTCACGGACAAAATTATGACTTATTTGTTCGATTTTCCACACGGTGCACGG CCGGATGAACCACATAGAAATTGGCAAACCTATTTTGATACGATTGTGGTAGATGCTAGAAAACCGTTATTCTTTGGAGAAGGAACAATTTTACGGCAAGTGGACACGAGGACTGGTGCTTTAAAGCTTGGTACACACAAGGGACCGCTTCACACAG GAGAAGTATACTCGGGAGGCTCGTGCGACGTGTTTACGGAACTGATCGGCGCGAAAGGCAAGGATGTGTTATATGTCGGTGACCATATATTCGGTGATATTCTAAAAAGCAAAAAGATAAGAGGATGGAGAACGTTCTTGATAGTCCCCGAGTTGGTGCAAGAGTTACACGTGTGGACCGACAAGTGCCAGTTGTTTGCTGAATTGCAGAGCCTGGACGTTATGCTCGGAGAAATGTATAA AAATCTAGACAGCAGTACAAAGGAGAAACCGGATATCTCGAAGTTGCGCGCGTCTATACGGGACGTCACGCACAAAATGGACCTGGCTTACGGTATGATGGGCTCCCTGTTCCGCAGTGGAAGTAGGCAAACGTTTTTCAGCAGCCAAGTCGTAAGGTATGCCGATCTGTACGCGGCGAGTTTCTTGAACTTGATCTACTATCCCTTCTCGTACATGTTCCGGGCACCTGCTATGCTG ATGCCACATGAAAGCACGGTAGCGCACGAGCAAAGGTTCGTCATGGAGACGCCGATGATAAGCCGTTCTAGAACGTTTAAGCTGACGGACGAGGAAGAGGTGCATAATCGACCTTCCGCT AAAAATCTGTACGTGGATCATTTTAATAGTCAAATTCCACACGCGAGACCGGAGACACCGCGTAACGTCACGCATACGCATGACGAGGATTGCAGCGACGAGGACAGCGACTCGCAGAAGCAAGCCAATCACGTGAGATCGTGCACGAGGAACACGAATTGCAACTGA
- the LOC105275195 gene encoding cytosolic purine 5'-nucleotidase isoform X2: MTSSAYAWWRFARIAKHGLLPPALIPAAVPGTSVLGRRRTDGSHTALRTDSSVGDDDAAFTGRSAPRVIRASTIRQLIMELENCNTHGNQENTGPNTPQYENDPSGNKKWYRQASQRIFVNRSLHLENIKFYGFDMDYTLAEYKSPQYEQLGFNLVKDRLVSLGYPQEIKAFEYDPSFPVRGLWFDTLYGNLLKVDAYGNILVCVHGFEFLKHSQVYELYPNKFLQLDESRVYVLNTLFNLPETYLLACLIDFFTNSPQYTRDKTGVKEGELTMSFKSIFQDVRNAVDWIHLHGDLKTKTIENLDEYVKKDERLPMFLTRIRESGAKVFLLTNSDYVFTDKIMTYLFDFPHGARPDEPHRNWQTYFDTIVVDARKPLFFGEGTILRQVDTRTGALKLGTHKGPLHTGEVYSGGSCDVFTELIGAKGKDVLYVGDHIFGDILKSKKIRGWRTFLIVPELVQELHVWTDKCQLFAELQSLDVMLGEMYKNLDSSTKEKPDISKLRASIRDVTHKMDLAYGMMGSLFRSGSRQTFFSSQVVRYADLYAASFLNLIYYPFSYMFRAPAMLMPHESTVAHEQRFVMETPMISRSRTFKLTDEEEVHNRPSAKNLYVDHFNSQIPHARPETPRNVTHTHDEDCSDEDSDSQKQANHVRSCTRNTNCN, encoded by the exons ATGACGAGCAGCGCGTACGCGTGGTGGAGGTTCGCGAGGATCGCGAAGCACGGGCTCTTACCTCCGGCGCTCATTCCTGCTGCCGTGCCGGGGACCTCGGTGCTCGGCCGACGACGGACCGATGGCTCGCACACGGCGTTACGGACGGATTCGTccgtcggcgacgacgacgccgcaTTTACGGGTCGCAGTGCACCGCGTGTTATTCGCGCCTCGACTATCCGGCAG TTAATCATGGAACTGGAAAACTGCAACACGCACGGTAATCAGGAAAACACGGGGCCGAACACTCCACAATATGAGAACGACCCGAGTGGTAATAAGAAATGGTACCGACAAGCTAGCCAAAG gATCTTCGTCAATCGGAGTCTTCATCTGGAGAACATCAAGTTCTATGGCTTCGACATGGATTACACATTGGCGG AGTACAAGTCGCCGCAGTACGAGCAGTTGGGTTTCAATCTGGTCAAGGATCGTCTGGTATCTTTGGGGTACCCACAGGAGATCAAGGCCTTCGAATACGATCCCAGTTTTCCCGTTCGTGGATTATGGTTTGATACCTTGTATGGAAATCTCTTAAAGGTCGACGCATATGGAAACATCTTGGTTTGCGTTCACGGTTTCGAGTTCTTGAAGCA TTCTCAGGTCTACGAACTTTATCCAAACAAATTCCTACAATTAGACGAGTCTAGAGTTTACGTGCTCAATACCTTGTTCAATCTACCGGAGACCTATCTGCTGGCGTGTCTGATAGACTTTTTCACGAATTCGCCGCAGTATACCAGAGATAAAACCGGAGTGAAAGAAGGTGAGCTCACCATGAGCTTCAAAAGCATATTTCAGGATGTCAGAAACGCGGTAGATTGGATACACCTTCACGGTGATCTGAAAACGAAGACTATCGAGAACTTAGACGAGTACGTAAAGAAGGACGAGAGGTTGCCTATGTTCCTTACGAGAATCCGGGAAAGCGGAGcgaaagtgtttttattaacTAACAGTGATTACGTTTTCACGGACAAAATTATGACTTATTTGTTCGATTTTCCACACGGTGCACGG CCGGATGAACCACATAGAAATTGGCAAACCTATTTTGATACGATTGTGGTAGATGCTAGAAAACCGTTATTCTTTGGAGAAGGAACAATTTTACGGCAAGTGGACACGAGGACTGGTGCTTTAAAGCTTGGTACACACAAGGGACCGCTTCACACAG GAGAAGTATACTCGGGAGGCTCGTGCGACGTGTTTACGGAACTGATCGGCGCGAAAGGCAAGGATGTGTTATATGTCGGTGACCATATATTCGGTGATATTCTAAAAAGCAAAAAGATAAGAGGATGGAGAACGTTCTTGATAGTCCCCGAGTTGGTGCAAGAGTTACACGTGTGGACCGACAAGTGCCAGTTGTTTGCTGAATTGCAGAGCCTGGACGTTATGCTCGGAGAAATGTATAA AAATCTAGACAGCAGTACAAAGGAGAAACCGGATATCTCGAAGTTGCGCGCGTCTATACGGGACGTCACGCACAAAATGGACCTGGCTTACGGTATGATGGGCTCCCTGTTCCGCAGTGGAAGTAGGCAAACGTTTTTCAGCAGCCAAGTCGTAAGGTATGCCGATCTGTACGCGGCGAGTTTCTTGAACTTGATCTACTATCCCTTCTCGTACATGTTCCGGGCACCTGCTATGCTG ATGCCACATGAAAGCACGGTAGCGCACGAGCAAAGGTTCGTCATGGAGACGCCGATGATAAGCCGTTCTAGAACGTTTAAGCTGACGGACGAGGAAGAGGTGCATAATCGACCTTCCGCT AAAAATCTGTACGTGGATCATTTTAATAGTCAAATTCCACACGCGAGACCGGAGACACCGCGTAACGTCACGCATACGCATGACGAGGATTGCAGCGACGAGGACAGCGACTCGCAGAAGCAAGCCAATCACGTGAGATCGTGCACGAGGAACACGAATTGCAACTGA
- the LOC105275195 gene encoding cytosolic purine 5'-nucleotidase isoform X7, whose translation MWLKDTDDILPTANYMNSRWHVQNEIFVNRSLHLENIKFYGFDMDYTLAEYKSPQYEQLGFNLVKDRLVSLGYPQEIKAFEYDPSFPVRGLWFDTLYGNLLKVDAYGNILVCVHGFEFLKHSQVYELYPNKFLQLDESRVYVLNTLFNLPETYLLACLIDFFTNSPQYTRDKTGVKEGELTMSFKSIFQDVRNAVDWIHLHGDLKTKTIENLDEYVKKDERLPMFLTRIRESGAKVFLLTNSDYVFTDKIMTYLFDFPHGARPDEPHRNWQTYFDTIVVDARKPLFFGEGTILRQVDTRTGALKLGTHKGPLHTGEVYSGGSCDVFTELIGAKGKDVLYVGDHIFGDILKSKKIRGWRTFLIVPELVQELHVWTDKCQLFAELQSLDVMLGEMYKNLDSSTKEKPDISKLRASIRDVTHKMDLAYGMMGSLFRSGSRQTFFSSQVVRYADLYAASFLNLIYYPFSYMFRAPAMLMPHESTVAHEQRFVMETPMISRSRTFKLTDEEEVHNRPSAKNLYVDHFNSQIPHARPETPRNVTHTHDEDCSDEDSDSQKQANHVRSCTRNTNCN comes from the exons ATGTGGCTAAAGGATACAGATGATATCTTGCCAACTGCGAATTACATGAATTCGCGATGGCACGTCCAGAATGA gATCTTCGTCAATCGGAGTCTTCATCTGGAGAACATCAAGTTCTATGGCTTCGACATGGATTACACATTGGCGG AGTACAAGTCGCCGCAGTACGAGCAGTTGGGTTTCAATCTGGTCAAGGATCGTCTGGTATCTTTGGGGTACCCACAGGAGATCAAGGCCTTCGAATACGATCCCAGTTTTCCCGTTCGTGGATTATGGTTTGATACCTTGTATGGAAATCTCTTAAAGGTCGACGCATATGGAAACATCTTGGTTTGCGTTCACGGTTTCGAGTTCTTGAAGCA TTCTCAGGTCTACGAACTTTATCCAAACAAATTCCTACAATTAGACGAGTCTAGAGTTTACGTGCTCAATACCTTGTTCAATCTACCGGAGACCTATCTGCTGGCGTGTCTGATAGACTTTTTCACGAATTCGCCGCAGTATACCAGAGATAAAACCGGAGTGAAAGAAGGTGAGCTCACCATGAGCTTCAAAAGCATATTTCAGGATGTCAGAAACGCGGTAGATTGGATACACCTTCACGGTGATCTGAAAACGAAGACTATCGAGAACTTAGACGAGTACGTAAAGAAGGACGAGAGGTTGCCTATGTTCCTTACGAGAATCCGGGAAAGCGGAGcgaaagtgtttttattaacTAACAGTGATTACGTTTTCACGGACAAAATTATGACTTATTTGTTCGATTTTCCACACGGTGCACGG CCGGATGAACCACATAGAAATTGGCAAACCTATTTTGATACGATTGTGGTAGATGCTAGAAAACCGTTATTCTTTGGAGAAGGAACAATTTTACGGCAAGTGGACACGAGGACTGGTGCTTTAAAGCTTGGTACACACAAGGGACCGCTTCACACAG GAGAAGTATACTCGGGAGGCTCGTGCGACGTGTTTACGGAACTGATCGGCGCGAAAGGCAAGGATGTGTTATATGTCGGTGACCATATATTCGGTGATATTCTAAAAAGCAAAAAGATAAGAGGATGGAGAACGTTCTTGATAGTCCCCGAGTTGGTGCAAGAGTTACACGTGTGGACCGACAAGTGCCAGTTGTTTGCTGAATTGCAGAGCCTGGACGTTATGCTCGGAGAAATGTATAA AAATCTAGACAGCAGTACAAAGGAGAAACCGGATATCTCGAAGTTGCGCGCGTCTATACGGGACGTCACGCACAAAATGGACCTGGCTTACGGTATGATGGGCTCCCTGTTCCGCAGTGGAAGTAGGCAAACGTTTTTCAGCAGCCAAGTCGTAAGGTATGCCGATCTGTACGCGGCGAGTTTCTTGAACTTGATCTACTATCCCTTCTCGTACATGTTCCGGGCACCTGCTATGCTG ATGCCACATGAAAGCACGGTAGCGCACGAGCAAAGGTTCGTCATGGAGACGCCGATGATAAGCCGTTCTAGAACGTTTAAGCTGACGGACGAGGAAGAGGTGCATAATCGACCTTCCGCT AAAAATCTGTACGTGGATCATTTTAATAGTCAAATTCCACACGCGAGACCGGAGACACCGCGTAACGTCACGCATACGCATGACGAGGATTGCAGCGACGAGGACAGCGACTCGCAGAAGCAAGCCAATCACGTGAGATCGTGCACGAGGAACACGAATTGCAACTGA
- the LOC105275195 gene encoding cytosolic purine 5'-nucleotidase isoform X4: MYALSNNIQLKRKFSESDIMKLPTFPFLYQEEDQSEENELSLLPSVQQIIANKSHRTHLIKIFVNRSLHLENIKFYGFDMDYTLAEYKSPQYEQLGFNLVKDRLVSLGYPQEIKAFEYDPSFPVRGLWFDTLYGNLLKVDAYGNILVCVHGFEFLKHSQVYELYPNKFLQLDESRVYVLNTLFNLPETYLLACLIDFFTNSPQYTRDKTGVKEGELTMSFKSIFQDVRNAVDWIHLHGDLKTKTIENLDEYVKKDERLPMFLTRIRESGAKVFLLTNSDYVFTDKIMTYLFDFPHGARPDEPHRNWQTYFDTIVVDARKPLFFGEGTILRQVDTRTGALKLGTHKGPLHTGEVYSGGSCDVFTELIGAKGKDVLYVGDHIFGDILKSKKIRGWRTFLIVPELVQELHVWTDKCQLFAELQSLDVMLGEMYKNLDSSTKEKPDISKLRASIRDVTHKMDLAYGMMGSLFRSGSRQTFFSSQVVRYADLYAASFLNLIYYPFSYMFRAPAMLMPHESTVAHEQRFVMETPMISRSRTFKLTDEEEVHNRPSAKNLYVDHFNSQIPHARPETPRNVTHTHDEDCSDEDSDSQKQANHVRSCTRNTNCN; this comes from the exons ATGTATGCTTTGAGCAACAACATACAATTAAAGCGAAAATTTAGCGAATCCGATATTATGAAATTACCAACGTTTCCATTTCTGTATCAAGAGGAAGATCAGAGTGAGGAAAACGAGTTGTCCCTTCTTCCCTCGGTGCAGCAAATTATTGCCAATAAGTCGCATCGAACTCATCTCATTaa gATCTTCGTCAATCGGAGTCTTCATCTGGAGAACATCAAGTTCTATGGCTTCGACATGGATTACACATTGGCGG AGTACAAGTCGCCGCAGTACGAGCAGTTGGGTTTCAATCTGGTCAAGGATCGTCTGGTATCTTTGGGGTACCCACAGGAGATCAAGGCCTTCGAATACGATCCCAGTTTTCCCGTTCGTGGATTATGGTTTGATACCTTGTATGGAAATCTCTTAAAGGTCGACGCATATGGAAACATCTTGGTTTGCGTTCACGGTTTCGAGTTCTTGAAGCA TTCTCAGGTCTACGAACTTTATCCAAACAAATTCCTACAATTAGACGAGTCTAGAGTTTACGTGCTCAATACCTTGTTCAATCTACCGGAGACCTATCTGCTGGCGTGTCTGATAGACTTTTTCACGAATTCGCCGCAGTATACCAGAGATAAAACCGGAGTGAAAGAAGGTGAGCTCACCATGAGCTTCAAAAGCATATTTCAGGATGTCAGAAACGCGGTAGATTGGATACACCTTCACGGTGATCTGAAAACGAAGACTATCGAGAACTTAGACGAGTACGTAAAGAAGGACGAGAGGTTGCCTATGTTCCTTACGAGAATCCGGGAAAGCGGAGcgaaagtgtttttattaacTAACAGTGATTACGTTTTCACGGACAAAATTATGACTTATTTGTTCGATTTTCCACACGGTGCACGG CCGGATGAACCACATAGAAATTGGCAAACCTATTTTGATACGATTGTGGTAGATGCTAGAAAACCGTTATTCTTTGGAGAAGGAACAATTTTACGGCAAGTGGACACGAGGACTGGTGCTTTAAAGCTTGGTACACACAAGGGACCGCTTCACACAG GAGAAGTATACTCGGGAGGCTCGTGCGACGTGTTTACGGAACTGATCGGCGCGAAAGGCAAGGATGTGTTATATGTCGGTGACCATATATTCGGTGATATTCTAAAAAGCAAAAAGATAAGAGGATGGAGAACGTTCTTGATAGTCCCCGAGTTGGTGCAAGAGTTACACGTGTGGACCGACAAGTGCCAGTTGTTTGCTGAATTGCAGAGCCTGGACGTTATGCTCGGAGAAATGTATAA AAATCTAGACAGCAGTACAAAGGAGAAACCGGATATCTCGAAGTTGCGCGCGTCTATACGGGACGTCACGCACAAAATGGACCTGGCTTACGGTATGATGGGCTCCCTGTTCCGCAGTGGAAGTAGGCAAACGTTTTTCAGCAGCCAAGTCGTAAGGTATGCCGATCTGTACGCGGCGAGTTTCTTGAACTTGATCTACTATCCCTTCTCGTACATGTTCCGGGCACCTGCTATGCTG ATGCCACATGAAAGCACGGTAGCGCACGAGCAAAGGTTCGTCATGGAGACGCCGATGATAAGCCGTTCTAGAACGTTTAAGCTGACGGACGAGGAAGAGGTGCATAATCGACCTTCCGCT AAAAATCTGTACGTGGATCATTTTAATAGTCAAATTCCACACGCGAGACCGGAGACACCGCGTAACGTCACGCATACGCATGACGAGGATTGCAGCGACGAGGACAGCGACTCGCAGAAGCAAGCCAATCACGTGAGATCGTGCACGAGGAACACGAATTGCAACTGA